From Roseburia hominis, the proteins below share one genomic window:
- a CDS encoding shikimate kinase has product MKNIIFIGMPAVGKSTVGVVIAKRLGYEFIDTDLLIQKQEKRLLREIIAEKGIDGFLEIENQVNRDVEAEKAVISPGGSVVYCREAMEHYKKIGTVIYLKASYETISARLKNAKKRGVTLRDGQTIRDLYDERVLLFERYADITITEDGMNLEETIEKVQDALEELV; this is encoded by the coding sequence ATGAAGAATATTATTTTTATCGGCATGCCGGCAGTGGGTAAGAGTACGGTAGGCGTTGTGATTGCAAAAAGATTAGGATATGAATTTATAGATACGGATTTATTGATTCAAAAGCAGGAGAAACGTCTTCTGCGGGAGATTATTGCGGAGAAAGGGATCGACGGCTTTCTGGAGATTGAGAATCAGGTAAATCGTGACGTAGAGGCAGAAAAGGCAGTAATTTCACCGGGAGGAAGCGTGGTGTACTGCAGGGAGGCTATGGAGCATTACAAAAAGATTGGAACCGTTATTTATTTGAAGGCTTCTTATGAGACCATAAGTGCACGGCTTAAGAATGCAAAAAAGCGGGGAGTTACGCTCAGAGACGGACAGACGATAAGAGATTTGTACGATGAAAGAGTCTTATTGTTTGAGAGATATGCCGATATTACGATTACTGAGGATGGAATGAATCTGGAAGAAACCATAGAGAAAGTACAGGACGCATTGGAAGAACTCGTGTAG